The nucleotide window CAGCGCTGGCCCCACGGGCGCCTTATCGTGATCGTCGACAACCTCTCGATCCACACGCATCGAAACGTGGGCGACTGGCTGGCCACCCAACAGGGCCGGGTCTGGCTGGAGTTCCTGCCGCTGCATGCCTCGTGGCTGAACCAGATCGAGCTCTGGTTCAGCATCCTCGAGCGCCAATGCCTCAAGCGGGCAAGCCTCCAGACCGATGCGGCGATGGCCTCCAGACTGTACACCTTCAGCCATCACTGGAATCGAACGGCAGCCCCCTTTCGATGGACGTTCAAGGGCTACCCGCTCCGTCGATAAGTGGGTACCGAATT belongs to Candidatus Methylomirabilis sp. and includes:
- a CDS encoding transposase; translation: HGIVAILAGLDVRTGRVTALVRCRRRHQEFLELLRALRQRWPHGRLIVIVDNLSIHTHRNVGDWLATQQGRVWLEFLPLHASWLNQIELWFSILERQCLKRASLQTDAAMASRLYTFSHHWNRTAAPFRWTFKGYPLRR